Proteins from a single region of Nocardiopsis dassonvillei subsp. dassonvillei DSM 43111:
- a CDS encoding ParB/RepB/Spo0J family partition protein, with the protein MSQQRRGLGKGLGALIPQGPAAPAPAPVTVSEEETQPVEPRVEALPDGTYLEEVELSSIIPNPRQPRKYFDDQALEELRDSISEVGLLQPIVVRKLEGEDGPRYELIMGERRMRASKEAGLTRVPAIVRSTDDDELLRDALLENLHRQELTPLEEAAAYKQLLDDFGATHGELAQRIGRSRSHITNTLRLLTLPPKVQTRVAAGVLSAGHARTLLKVEDPDLQDRLAARVVEEGISVRSLEEMVALREEPEEERVRRAPTRTANPPQVEEWASRLSDRLDTTVKVNMGKRKGRIVVEFATHEDLERIISQMG; encoded by the coding sequence GTGAGCCAGCAGCGGCGCGGACTGGGCAAGGGACTGGGGGCGCTCATCCCACAGGGGCCCGCGGCCCCCGCCCCCGCCCCCGTCACCGTCTCCGAGGAGGAGACCCAGCCCGTCGAGCCACGGGTGGAAGCCCTGCCCGACGGGACGTACCTGGAGGAGGTCGAGCTCAGCTCGATCATCCCCAACCCCCGCCAGCCGCGGAAGTACTTCGACGACCAGGCCCTGGAGGAGCTGCGGGACTCGATCAGCGAGGTCGGCCTGCTCCAGCCCATCGTCGTGCGCAAGCTGGAGGGTGAGGACGGCCCCCGGTACGAACTCATCATGGGCGAGCGCCGGATGCGGGCCAGCAAGGAGGCGGGGCTCACCCGCGTCCCCGCCATCGTCCGCAGTACCGACGACGACGAGCTGCTGCGCGACGCGCTCCTGGAGAACCTGCACCGGCAGGAGCTCACCCCCCTGGAGGAGGCGGCCGCCTACAAGCAGCTGCTGGACGACTTCGGCGCCACCCACGGGGAGCTGGCCCAGCGGATCGGCCGGTCCCGTTCGCACATCACCAACACCCTGCGGCTGCTCACCCTCCCGCCCAAGGTGCAGACGCGCGTGGCCGCGGGTGTGCTCAGCGCCGGGCACGCGCGGACGCTGTTGAAGGTCGAGGACCCCGACCTCCAGGACCGCCTCGCCGCCCGGGTGGTGGAGGAGGGCATCTCGGTCCGCTCCCTGGAGGAGATGGTGGCCCTGAGGGAGGAGCCCGAGGAGGAGAGGGTCCGCCGTGCCCCCACCCGGACCGCCAACCCTCCCCAGGTCGAGGAGTGGGCCTCCCGTCTCTCCGACCGGCTGGACACCACGGTGAAGGTCAACATGGGCAAGCGCAAGGGCAGGATCGTCGTGGAGTTCGCGACGCACGAGGACCTGGAGCGCATCATCAGCCAGATGGGTTAG
- a CDS encoding protein kinase family protein codes for MSTFLIEPGAKLANRYRLDQVVSETGGATRWKATDETLARPVAVWTFAEGFPRTSEVVRAARATSRIPDARVTQVFDADDSSPVPYVVEEWVIGSSLADLLAQGPMEPERAAGLVAEAAEAIAAAHAGGLHHLCLTPSKLMWSSGGAVKVTGIGVDAALLGAGNPDPAATDAQGLGNLLYAALTGHWPGGPQSGLPAAPEGPAGPYPPHHIRQGVTEPLGTITTRAALPQLAGQLVPGPPIASPADFCAAMAEVPRLIPLPVTQAESAPPVPGTSRRTGEFDSTGPRRGPRGTRGGAAGARDDQEARHGSVGRTGSSSRGGGSVRGGSEVRERQGPSRMEQRTARTQPSLRKILIGVAALVLFAGVVVGAWTVGTMFSAGGGEEAPPEGGGGQAADGGGEVELSPLEIQGSRGLNPHGNTDEHSDKAGRAHDGDTATEWNTQGYRDPLSDIKPGVGLQLDLGAVHEVHEVDLNLGGSGYEFQILAGESDSDSETGYEVVGSGTGGSQVVTLDEPVEARYVVVWFTELAGSGEWRGTVYEAEVRGVE; via the coding sequence ATGAGCACCTTCCTCATCGAACCCGGTGCGAAGCTGGCCAACCGCTACCGCCTAGACCAAGTGGTGAGCGAGACCGGCGGCGCCACACGCTGGAAGGCCACCGACGAGACGCTCGCGCGTCCCGTGGCGGTGTGGACCTTCGCCGAGGGCTTCCCGCGCACCTCCGAGGTCGTGCGCGCCGCCCGGGCCACGAGCCGCATTCCCGACGCCCGCGTCACGCAGGTCTTCGACGCCGACGACTCCTCCCCCGTCCCCTACGTGGTCGAGGAGTGGGTCATCGGCTCCTCCCTGGCCGACCTCCTCGCGCAGGGCCCCATGGAGCCCGAGCGCGCCGCCGGGCTGGTCGCCGAGGCCGCCGAGGCGATCGCCGCCGCGCACGCCGGAGGCCTTCACCACCTGTGCCTGACCCCGAGCAAGCTCATGTGGAGCAGCGGCGGCGCGGTCAAGGTGACCGGCATCGGTGTGGACGCCGCCCTGCTGGGCGCCGGCAACCCCGACCCCGCGGCCACCGACGCCCAGGGGCTGGGAAACCTGCTCTACGCGGCGCTCACCGGGCACTGGCCCGGCGGCCCGCAGAGCGGCCTGCCCGCCGCACCCGAGGGTCCCGCGGGCCCCTACCCTCCCCACCACATCCGCCAGGGCGTCACCGAACCCCTGGGCACCATCACCACGCGCGCCGCCCTGCCGCAGCTCGCGGGGCAGCTGGTGCCCGGACCGCCCATCGCCTCGCCGGCCGACTTCTGCGCGGCCATGGCCGAGGTGCCCCGGCTCATCCCCCTGCCCGTCACCCAGGCCGAGTCGGCCCCGCCCGTGCCCGGGACCTCCCGGCGCACCGGCGAGTTCGACAGCACCGGCCCGCGCCGCGGCCCTCGCGGTACCCGTGGCGGGGCCGCGGGCGCACGGGACGACCAGGAGGCGCGCCACGGTTCCGTCGGACGGACGGGATCCTCCTCGCGGGGCGGCGGCTCCGTCCGGGGCGGCTCCGAGGTGCGTGAGCGGCAGGGCCCCTCCCGGATGGAGCAGCGGACCGCGCGCACGCAGCCCTCGCTCCGCAAGATCCTGATCGGCGTGGCGGCCCTGGTGCTGTTCGCCGGTGTGGTCGTCGGCGCCTGGACGGTCGGGACGATGTTCAGCGCGGGCGGAGGCGAGGAGGCCCCGCCCGAGGGCGGCGGCGGCCAGGCCGCGGACGGCGGCGGGGAGGTGGAGCTGAGCCCGCTGGAGATCCAGGGGTCACGCGGCCTCAACCCGCACGGCAACACCGACGAGCACTCGGACAAGGCGGGCCGCGCCCACGACGGGGACACCGCCACCGAGTGGAACACCCAGGGCTACAGGGACCCGCTCAGCGACATCAAGCCCGGCGTCGGACTCCAGCTCGACCTCGGCGCCGTCCACGAGGTCCACGAGGTGGACCTCAACCTCGGCGGCAGCGGCTACGAGTTCCAGATCCTGGCCGGCGAGAGCGACTCGGACAGCGAGACCGGTTACGAGGTCGTCGGATCGGGCACGGGCGGCTCCCAGGTCGTCACCCTCGACGAACCGGTCGAGGCCCGCTACGTCGTGGTCTGGTTCACCGAGCTGGCCGGGTCCGGCGAGTGGAGGGGCACGGTCTACGAGGCCGAGGTACGAGGGGTCGAGTAG
- a CDS encoding sensor histidine kinase: MPSDRRGVVVDALFGFAVFAVVAIAVASDVSDTGNLPLGYGVAGVLGALMLVRRRRPVAVLVATSVLVVANYVLQLPVIGLAVPVAAALYSAAEAGRTLWSVGLAAALVLVSTFTRLQQGQDPAYLLGYELPTTVAVMGAATALGHVQWQRRRAEHQRVRIEVLDRQARESEAAERQALERTRIARDLHDAVGHHLSVVSLHAGVAAEALDDDPADVPVARAELDHVARASRAGLSELRATVRALREADPGGDRVSSLAHLDELVATVRAAGVDVEVTGVPAPGEVPGMVDATAYRIVQEALTNTLRHARAPRARVAFSRRDGMLDVTVTDEGTAVPVASPGGSGLAGMRERVRLVGGSVEAAPRPGGGFGVRALLPLGDDR, from the coding sequence ATGCCCAGTGACCGCCGGGGCGTCGTGGTCGACGCGCTCTTCGGGTTCGCCGTCTTCGCCGTGGTGGCGATCGCGGTCGCCTCCGACGTCAGCGACACGGGGAACCTGCCGCTCGGGTACGGGGTGGCCGGGGTCCTCGGCGCGCTCATGCTGGTCCGGCGCCGCCGACCGGTCGCGGTCCTGGTCGCCACCTCGGTCCTGGTCGTCGCCAACTACGTGCTCCAGCTGCCCGTCATCGGCCTGGCCGTCCCGGTGGCCGCAGCGCTGTACTCGGCCGCGGAGGCGGGACGCACCCTGTGGTCGGTGGGCCTGGCCGCCGCGCTGGTCCTGGTCTCCACGTTCACCCGGTTGCAGCAGGGGCAGGACCCCGCCTACCTCCTGGGGTACGAGCTGCCCACCACGGTGGCCGTCATGGGCGCGGCCACGGCCCTGGGCCACGTGCAGTGGCAGCGGCGCCGGGCCGAGCACCAGCGCGTGCGGATCGAGGTCCTCGACCGGCAGGCGCGCGAGTCCGAGGCGGCCGAGCGCCAGGCGCTCGAACGCACCCGTATCGCCCGCGACCTGCACGACGCCGTGGGGCACCACCTCTCCGTGGTGTCCCTGCACGCGGGGGTGGCCGCGGAGGCCCTGGACGACGACCCGGCGGACGTGCCCGTCGCGCGAGCCGAGCTGGATCACGTGGCCAGGGCCTCGCGGGCGGGTCTGAGCGAGCTGCGGGCCACCGTGCGCGCGCTGCGCGAGGCCGACCCCGGCGGCGACCGGGTCTCCTCCCTCGCGCACCTGGACGAACTCGTGGCGACGGTGCGCGCGGCCGGGGTGGACGTGGAGGTGACCGGGGTTCCCGCTCCCGGCGAGGTGCCCGGGATGGTGGACGCGACCGCCTACCGGATCGTCCAGGAGGCGCTGACGAACACGCTGCGCCACGCGCGCGCCCCCCGGGCGCGGGTGGCCTTCTCCAGGAGGGACGGGATGCTCGACGTGACGGTGACCGACGAGGGGACGGCCGTGCCGGTCGCGTCCCCCGGGGGCAGCGGGCTGGCGGGGATGCGCGAACGGGTGCGCCTGGTCGGCGGATCGGTGGAGGCCGCGCCCCGGCCCGGCGGCGGGTTCGGGGTGCGTGCGCTGCTGCCGCTCGGGGACGACCGGTGA
- the trxB gene encoding thioredoxin-disulfide reductase has product MSDVRNVIIIGSGPAGYTAAVYAARAELRPLVFEGSITAGGALMNTTEVENFPGFPDGVMGPDLMDHMRKQAERFGAELVPEDVTEVDLTKPVKEVVAGGETFLAHTVILATGSGYRELGVPGEKELSGRGTSWCATCDGFFFRDQDIAVVGGGDTAMEEALFLTRFARSVTVIHRRDQLRASRIMAERAHANDKITFLWNSAVTEVLGEERVSGLKVLDTQTGETSTLDVTGLFVAIGHDPRVDLFDKQIELDEEGYVKVDFPSTRTNLEGVFAAGDVVDHQYRQAITAAGTGCSAALDAERYLAARGN; this is encoded by the coding sequence GTGAGTGACGTCCGCAATGTCATCATCATCGGTTCCGGACCGGCGGGGTACACCGCCGCCGTGTACGCCGCCCGTGCCGAGCTGCGACCCCTGGTGTTCGAGGGTTCCATCACCGCCGGCGGCGCGCTGATGAACACCACCGAGGTCGAGAACTTCCCCGGTTTCCCCGACGGTGTCATGGGCCCCGACCTCATGGACCACATGCGCAAGCAGGCGGAGCGGTTCGGCGCCGAGCTGGTGCCGGAGGACGTCACCGAGGTCGACCTCACCAAGCCGGTCAAGGAGGTCGTCGCGGGCGGTGAGACCTTCCTCGCGCACACGGTCATCCTCGCCACCGGCTCCGGCTACCGCGAGCTGGGCGTCCCCGGCGAGAAGGAGCTGTCCGGGCGCGGCACCTCCTGGTGCGCCACCTGCGACGGCTTCTTCTTCCGCGACCAGGACATCGCGGTGGTCGGCGGCGGCGACACCGCCATGGAGGAGGCCCTGTTCCTCACCCGGTTCGCGAGGTCGGTGACCGTCATCCACCGCCGCGACCAGCTGCGCGCCAGCCGCATCATGGCCGAGCGCGCGCACGCCAACGACAAGATCACCTTCCTCTGGAACTCGGCGGTCACCGAGGTCCTGGGCGAGGAGCGCGTCTCCGGCCTCAAGGTGCTCGACACCCAGACCGGCGAGACCAGCACCCTGGACGTGACCGGCCTGTTCGTCGCGATCGGCCACGACCCGCGCGTGGACCTGTTCGACAAGCAGATCGAGCTGGACGAAGAGGGCTACGTCAAGGTGGACTTCCCGTCCACGCGGACCAACCTGGAGGGCGTCTTCGCCGCGGGCGACGTCGTCGACCACCAGTACCGGCAGGCGATCACCGCCGCGGGAACCGGCTGCTCCGCCGCCCTGGACGCCGAGCGCTACCTCGCCGCGCGCGGCAACTAG
- the trxA gene encoding thioredoxin codes for MSAVKHVTDATFKEEVLSSDKPVLVDFWADWCGPCKQMAPVLDKLADEYGDKIEVVKLNTDQNPETPRSYNVLSLPTMNLYKDGEVVKQIIGAKPKRVLEKELAEFL; via the coding sequence ATGTCCGCTGTCAAGCACGTCACCGACGCCACCTTCAAGGAGGAGGTCCTCTCCAGCGACAAGCCCGTCCTGGTGGACTTCTGGGCCGACTGGTGCGGCCCGTGCAAGCAGATGGCCCCGGTCCTGGACAAGCTGGCCGACGAGTACGGCGACAAGATCGAGGTCGTCAAGCTCAACACCGACCAGAACCCGGAGACGCCGCGCTCCTACAACGTGCTGTCCCTGCCGACGATGAACCTCTACAAGGACGGCGAGGTCGTCAAGCAGATCATCGGCGCCAAGCCCAAGCGCGTCCTGGAGAAGGAGCTCGCGGAGTTCCTGTAA
- the sigM gene encoding RNA polymerase sigma factor SigM: MDAVQELPDRELLTRHAQGDDQAFAVLVRRHRERLWAVAVRMMGDREEASDALQDAFLSAFRAADRFRGEAQVSTWLHRIVVNACHDRLRRRKVRPATPTEDETLDVMSNERLGRSGGGPDHASQTETRLDVNAALDLLPLDQRMALTLVDMLGYRVEEAAQILDVASGTVKSRCARGRARLLPSLAHLRNPRQAGDVTTGRGGANPS, from the coding sequence ATGGACGCGGTCCAGGAGCTTCCTGACCGGGAGCTGTTGACGAGGCACGCTCAGGGCGACGACCAGGCCTTCGCGGTCCTGGTGCGTCGGCACCGCGAGCGCCTTTGGGCTGTCGCCGTGCGCATGATGGGCGACCGCGAGGAGGCCTCCGACGCCCTCCAGGACGCGTTCCTGTCCGCGTTCCGCGCCGCCGACCGCTTCCGCGGTGAGGCGCAGGTGAGCACGTGGCTGCACCGGATCGTGGTGAACGCCTGCCACGACCGGCTGCGCCGCCGCAAGGTGCGCCCGGCCACCCCGACCGAGGACGAGACCCTGGACGTCATGTCCAACGAGCGTCTCGGCCGCTCGGGAGGGGGGCCGGACCACGCCTCGCAGACCGAGACGCGCCTGGACGTCAACGCCGCGCTGGACCTGCTCCCGCTGGACCAGCGCATGGCGCTGACCCTCGTGGACATGCTCGGCTACCGGGTGGAGGAGGCCGCGCAGATCCTCGACGTGGCGTCGGGGACGGTCAAGAGCAGGTGTGCGCGAGGTCGCGCCAGACTTCTCCCGTCGCTGGCCCATCTGAGGAACCCTCGACAGGCCGGAGACGTCACAACTGGGAGAGGAGGTGCCAACCCATCGTGA
- the murJ gene encoding murein biosynthesis integral membrane protein MurJ, producing the protein MVMPEDVLDTYEREEPGTEPETGLHTLRDPSDIGDVGTADRLEDGDEIGGTSHTAPGNLARSSAIMALGTIVSRVTGFVRTIILAAAIGTQLLGDAYQTAGMVPYMVYDLLIGGLLASVFVPFLVKRRKLDADGGDGVEQRLVTLMLLVLFALTLVSVLVAEWFIRIYAGGFSGAQYEVSVVLARYLVTQIFFIGASGLASAMLNARNRFGAPMWAPVLNNVVIIGVCVWFLNLAGPGRTPETVTDGQLMLLGLGTALGQVVQAAVLVWALAAAGFRWRPRLDLRGSGLGEAAGAASWMMLYIVVAQVGALVSTNVATRAGALAADAGFESGAGIAAYKFASMLFQLPYAVIAVSVITALLPRMSEHVAAGRKDQVRSDFSRGFRLSSVLIAPLSVAMIVFAIPFCVLIYAQGSTSAEDAAAIGRILMVFCVMLIPFTLFQLQMRVFYALGDTRTPALVSIPSEIAHATTAIGLLFLVEPQHVVVWLPVPYGLYYVVGSVIMWYMLHRRLNGLDGRRTAATLLRLHLAAAPSAAFGVAMIYLFRDLPGEVWPGLAAMAAGGAVGAVLFVVTAKLLKVTEVTSFLDLLKTRLRRR; encoded by the coding sequence ATGGTGATGCCGGAGGACGTGCTCGACACCTACGAGCGCGAGGAGCCGGGCACCGAGCCCGAGACCGGACTGCACACGCTCCGGGACCCGAGCGACATCGGCGACGTGGGCACCGCCGACCGCCTGGAGGACGGCGACGAGATCGGCGGTACCTCCCACACGGCGCCGGGCAACCTCGCCCGGTCGAGCGCGATCATGGCGCTGGGCACCATCGTCTCCCGTGTCACGGGCTTCGTGCGCACCATCATCCTGGCGGCGGCGATCGGCACCCAGCTGCTGGGCGACGCCTACCAGACGGCGGGCATGGTCCCGTACATGGTCTACGACCTGCTCATCGGCGGGTTGCTGGCCAGCGTGTTCGTGCCGTTCCTGGTCAAGCGGCGCAAGCTGGACGCCGACGGGGGCGACGGCGTCGAGCAGCGCCTGGTCACCCTGATGCTGCTGGTGCTGTTCGCCCTCACGCTGGTGTCGGTGCTGGTCGCGGAGTGGTTCATCCGCATCTACGCGGGCGGGTTCTCCGGGGCCCAGTACGAGGTCTCCGTCGTCCTGGCCCGGTACCTGGTCACGCAGATCTTCTTCATCGGCGCCAGCGGGCTGGCCAGCGCGATGCTCAACGCGCGCAACAGGTTCGGCGCGCCCATGTGGGCGCCGGTGCTGAACAACGTGGTCATCATCGGCGTCTGCGTGTGGTTCCTGAACCTGGCCGGTCCCGGGCGCACCCCCGAGACCGTCACCGACGGCCAGCTGATGCTGCTGGGGCTGGGCACCGCCCTGGGGCAGGTGGTCCAGGCCGCCGTCCTGGTGTGGGCGCTGGCCGCGGCGGGCTTCCGATGGCGCCCGCGCCTGGACCTGCGGGGCTCGGGCCTGGGCGAGGCGGCCGGAGCCGCCTCGTGGATGATGCTCTACATCGTCGTCGCGCAGGTGGGGGCGCTGGTCTCCACCAACGTGGCCACCCGCGCGGGCGCCCTGGCCGCCGACGCGGGCTTCGAGTCCGGCGCGGGCATCGCGGCGTACAAGTTCGCGTCGATGCTCTTCCAGCTCCCGTACGCGGTCATCGCCGTCTCGGTGATCACCGCGCTGCTGCCCAGGATGAGCGAGCACGTGGCCGCGGGCCGCAAGGACCAGGTGCGCAGCGACTTCTCACGCGGTTTCCGCCTGTCCTCGGTGCTGATCGCGCCGCTCTCGGTCGCGATGATCGTCTTCGCGATCCCGTTCTGCGTGCTGATCTACGCGCAGGGCAGCACGAGTGCCGAGGACGCGGCCGCCATCGGGCGCATCCTCATGGTCTTCTGCGTGATGCTGATCCCGTTCACGCTCTTCCAGCTCCAGATGCGCGTGTTCTACGCTCTGGGCGACACCCGGACCCCGGCCCTGGTGTCGATCCCCTCCGAGATCGCCCACGCGACCACGGCGATCGGCCTGCTGTTCCTCGTGGAACCGCAGCACGTCGTGGTGTGGCTTCCCGTACCGTACGGCCTGTACTACGTCGTCGGTTCCGTCATCATGTGGTACATGCTGCACCGGCGGCTCAACGGCCTGGACGGGCGCCGGACCGCGGCCACGCTGCTCCGGCTGCACCTGGCCGCCGCCCCGTCCGCGGCCTTCGGGGTGGCGATGATCTACCTCTTCCGGGACCTGCCGGGCGAGGTCTGGCCGGGTCTGGCGGCGATGGCGGCGGGAGGCGCCGTCGGAGCCGTGCTGTTCGTGGTGACCGCAAAGCTCCTCAAAGTGACAGAAGTCACATCCTTCCTCGATTTGCTCAAAACCCGGTTGCGACGCCGCTGA
- a CDS encoding ParA family protein: MAVRGPDDIWPRPKECRVISVANQKGGVGKTTTTVNIAAALAMHGQRVLVVDLDPQGNASTALSMERDNQTRSIYHCLVEDEEIRKLAQPVPEIPNLWCAPATIDLAGAEIELVSLVAREARLKRAFAAYDTSDLDYILIDCPPSLGLLTVNAMVACDEVMIPIQCEYYALEGLGQLLRNVELVQSHLNPGLAVSTILLTMYDGRTRLSQQVADEVRSHFGDTVLETLIPRSVRVSEAPSYGQSVMTYDPASTGAVAYLEAAREIAHRAKV, from the coding sequence ATGGCGGTTCGCGGGCCCGACGACATCTGGCCCCGGCCCAAGGAATGCCGGGTGATCAGTGTGGCCAACCAGAAGGGCGGCGTCGGCAAGACCACCACGACGGTCAACATCGCGGCCGCCCTGGCGATGCACGGACAGCGCGTCCTCGTGGTCGACCTCGACCCGCAGGGCAACGCGTCCACCGCCCTCAGCATGGAGCGCGACAACCAGACCCGGTCCATCTACCACTGCCTGGTGGAGGACGAGGAGATCCGCAAGCTCGCCCAGCCGGTCCCGGAGATCCCCAACCTCTGGTGCGCCCCGGCGACCATCGACCTGGCGGGCGCCGAGATCGAACTGGTCTCGCTCGTCGCGCGCGAGGCCCGGCTCAAGCGGGCCTTCGCCGCCTACGACACCTCGGACCTGGACTACATCCTCATCGACTGCCCGCCCTCGCTCGGCCTGCTGACGGTCAACGCGATGGTGGCGTGCGACGAGGTCATGATCCCGATCCAGTGCGAGTACTACGCCCTGGAGGGTCTGGGGCAGCTGCTGCGCAACGTGGAGCTCGTCCAGTCCCACCTGAACCCGGGGCTGGCGGTCAGCACCATCCTGCTGACGATGTACGACGGCCGGACCAGGCTCTCCCAGCAGGTGGCCGACGAGGTGCGCTCGCACTTCGGGGACACCGTCCTGGAGACGCTGATCCCCCGGAGCGTCCGGGTGTCCGAGGCGCCCAGTTACGGCCAGTCGGTGATGACGTACGACCCGGCTTCCACCGGTGCGGTGGCCTACCTGGAAGCCGCCCGGGAGATCGCCCACAGGGCCAAGGTCTGA
- the murJ gene encoding murein biosynthesis integral membrane protein MurJ, translating into MVTDSSNGGGKHRRRPQPQAPVPSAVRPESGPAPTFEEGDVPGPVTDTAPGSGGDSGGGSDRGGDTGSGGGGMMRSSAIMAVGTLASRITGFARTIVLGAAIGTHLLGDAYHTAHTIPFILNDLLIGGLMASVIIPFLVKRRKRDADGGKATEDRLFTTTLLALLLLTAVAIAAAEFLIWLYGSRFTPIQFDASVYLARYLLAQIFFVGMSGLLSAMLNTRNRFGAAVWAPVLNNLVIMSVAAVFLWVAGPGRTPETVTDGQLTLLGAGTAAGMALQAVVLFAALSRTGYRWRPRLDLRGSGLGDAVRTAGWMMLYTLLTQAGLWITTNIANAANVASIREGLDVGAGISAYNLAYQLFQLPYAIIAVSLITVLLPRMSAHADDHDWDAVRADFSRTLRVSAFVLVPTAFAVAMFAEPLSVLAFARGSISVDDAESIGQILAVMSLGLVPFTVFQLMLRVFFAMGDTRTPAMLGLANLAVHSALALTSYLVLPPNLVVVGVAAGFMISFLSGLTIAGIVLSRRIGGLDGKHVIGTLLRLHLAAVPSIAAGLGVLWAFDTYVGPGLATYIGAPAAGCVLGALLFLGCARLLRVPELTGAVELIRARLRR; encoded by the coding sequence GTGGTCACCGACTCTTCGAACGGCGGCGGGAAGCACCGCCGACGCCCCCAGCCGCAAGCCCCGGTCCCGAGCGCGGTCCGTCCCGAGAGCGGCCCCGCGCCCACCTTCGAGGAGGGTGATGTGCCGGGTCCCGTCACCGACACCGCCCCCGGGTCCGGAGGGGACTCCGGCGGCGGCTCCGACCGGGGCGGGGACACCGGGTCGGGCGGCGGCGGCATGATGCGCTCCAGCGCCATCATGGCCGTGGGCACCCTGGCCTCCCGGATCACCGGCTTCGCCCGCACCATCGTGCTCGGCGCCGCCATCGGCACCCACCTGCTCGGTGACGCCTACCACACGGCGCACACGATCCCCTTCATCCTCAACGACCTGCTCATCGGCGGGCTGATGGCCAGCGTCATCATCCCCTTCCTGGTCAAGCGGCGAAAGCGCGACGCGGACGGCGGCAAGGCCACCGAGGACCGGCTGTTCACCACCACGCTGCTGGCGCTGCTGCTGCTCACCGCGGTCGCGATCGCGGCCGCCGAGTTCCTCATCTGGCTCTACGGCTCCCGGTTCACGCCGATCCAGTTCGACGCCTCGGTCTACCTCGCGCGGTACCTGCTGGCGCAGATCTTCTTCGTGGGCATGAGCGGCCTGCTGAGCGCCATGCTCAACACCCGCAACCGGTTCGGCGCGGCCGTGTGGGCCCCGGTGCTGAACAACCTCGTCATCATGAGCGTGGCGGCCGTGTTCCTGTGGGTGGCCGGTCCGGGCCGCACCCCCGAGACCGTCACCGACGGCCAGCTGACCCTGCTGGGCGCGGGCACCGCGGCCGGTATGGCGCTCCAGGCCGTCGTGCTGTTCGCGGCCCTGTCCCGCACCGGCTACCGCTGGCGGCCCCGCCTGGACCTGCGCGGCTCCGGGCTCGGCGACGCCGTGCGCACCGCCGGGTGGATGATGCTCTACACCCTGCTCACCCAGGCCGGACTGTGGATCACCACCAACATCGCCAACGCCGCGAACGTGGCGAGCATCAGGGAGGGCCTGGACGTCGGCGCGGGCATCAGCGCCTACAACCTGGCGTACCAGCTCTTCCAGCTGCCGTACGCGATCATCGCGGTCTCCCTCATCACCGTGCTGCTGCCCCGGATGAGCGCCCACGCCGACGACCACGACTGGGACGCGGTCCGCGCGGACTTCTCCCGCACCCTGCGCGTCTCCGCGTTCGTGCTGGTTCCGACCGCCTTCGCGGTGGCGATGTTCGCCGAGCCGCTGTCCGTCCTGGCCTTCGCGCGCGGGTCCATCTCGGTGGACGACGCGGAGAGCATCGGCCAGATCCTCGCGGTCATGTCGCTGGGGCTGGTGCCCTTCACCGTGTTCCAGCTCATGCTGCGCGTGTTCTTCGCCATGGGCGACACCCGCACCCCCGCGATGCTCGGCCTCGCCAACCTGGCCGTGCACAGCGCCCTGGCGCTGACGTCCTACCTGGTGCTTCCGCCGAACCTGGTGGTCGTGGGCGTGGCCGCGGGCTTCATGATCTCGTTCCTGTCCGGGCTGACCATCGCCGGAATCGTGCTGAGCCGGCGCATCGGGGGGCTTGACGGCAAGCACGTCATTGGCACATTGTTGCGCCTGCACCTGGCCGCCGTCCCGAGCATCGCGGCCGGCCTCGGTGTGCTCTGGGCCTTCGACACCTACGTCGGCCCCGGCCTGGCCACCTACATCGGCGCCCCGGCCGCCGGATGCGTCCTGGGCGCGCTGCTCTTCCTGGGATGCGCGCGGCTGCTGCGCGTCCCGGAGCTGACCGGTGCCGTGGAACTGATCCGCGCCCGGCTGCGTCGTTGA
- a CDS encoding response regulator, producing the protein MIRVLLVDDQPLVRTGVRALLERDEGIEVVAESQNGREALVDIDRHRPDVVLLDLQMPVMDGLAVLRELGRRGGPAPGRSTNAHVDTSTDHGVRVVVLTTFGEDDNVFTALRLGASGFLLKDAGPRQLRDAVRTVAAGDALLSPGVTRRVIERLADTAVAPGSASRLDVLTGRERDVLALVGRGMSNQEIGAALHLSPATARTHVGRLLAKLGVRDRVGLVVVAYETGLVRPGR; encoded by the coding sequence GTGATCCGGGTCCTGCTCGTGGACGACCAACCCCTCGTCCGCACCGGGGTGCGCGCGCTGCTGGAGCGCGACGAGGGGATCGAGGTGGTGGCCGAGTCCCAGAACGGCCGCGAGGCGCTCGTGGACATCGACCGCCACCGCCCCGACGTGGTCCTGCTCGACCTCCAGATGCCCGTGATGGACGGCCTGGCGGTGCTCCGCGAGCTGGGACGCCGCGGCGGCCCCGCGCCCGGGAGGTCCACAAACGCACATGTCGACACGTCGACGGACCACGGGGTCCGGGTGGTCGTGCTCACCACGTTCGGCGAGGACGACAACGTGTTCACCGCGCTGCGGCTGGGCGCCTCCGGCTTCCTGCTCAAGGACGCTGGTCCGCGGCAGTTGCGGGACGCGGTCCGCACCGTGGCGGCGGGGGACGCCCTGCTCTCGCCGGGGGTCACCCGCAGGGTGATCGAGCGCCTCGCCGACACCGCGGTCGCCCCCGGTAGCGCCTCCCGGCTGGACGTGCTCACCGGCCGGGAGCGCGACGTGCTCGCGCTGGTCGGACGCGGTATGTCGAACCAGGAGATCGGCGCCGCGCTCCACCTGAGCCCGGCGACCGCGCGCACCCACGTGGGGCGCCTCCTGGCCAAGCTCGGAGTCCGCGACCGGGTCGGCCTGGTGGTGGTCGCCTACGAGACGGGCCTGGTCCGCCCGGGCCGGTGA